GTGCCATCCATGTCTGATGCAATAAGTTTGATCATATTACTGTTCCCTCCGGTTTGTCATGGTGCGATTACGTCCTTAATTTTAGCATGAAAAGCGCTTGCCCGGTAGCAAACGCGCAGGGATTCTTGTACACTATTTGCGGAGGTGCAGCTTTTGAAAACATTAATACATAATGATTGGCAGACGGTGCTGGAACCGATTTTTGAAAGTCCCGAGTATGCCCGGCTGCATGAGTTCTTAAAGGAAGAATACACGACCAAAACGATTTATCCGGAAATGCATCACATTTTTCAGGCATTCGAATGGACGCCATTTCATGATGTCAAAGTGGTCATTTTGGGACAGGATCCGTACCATAATCCGCATCAGGCGGTGGGGGCGAGTTTTGCCGTGGCGCCTGGTGTGGCATTGCCGCCGTCGTTGCAAAATATTTATAAAGAATTACAAAGCGATTTAGGCTATCCGCCGGTACATCACGGGTATCTGAAGGCATGGGCCGATCAAGGGGTCTTGTTGCTGAATGCGGTCTTGACCGTGCAGGCAGGCCGGGCTTATTCCCACCAGAATCATGGTTGGGAGGAGCTGACCGATGCAGCAATTGCGGCTTTATCTGCGCGTGGCGGGGTTGTGTTTATTTTGTGGGGCAATGCTGCCAAGAAGAAAGCTGCGTTGATTGATACCAGCAAAAATGCGATCATTGCCTCTGCCCATCCCAGTCCGTTGTCGGCATCTCGCGGCTTTTTCGGCAGCCGACCATTTTCCCGTACCAATGAAGCATTGAAGAAAATGGGCGAAACGCCGATTAATTGGCAACTGCCAGAAACCGTG
Above is a window of Lacticaseibacillus casei DSM 20011 = JCM 1134 = ATCC 393 DNA encoding:
- a CDS encoding uracil-DNA glycosylase; translation: MKTLIHNDWQTVLEPIFESPEYARLHEFLKEEYTTKTIYPEMHHIFQAFEWTPFHDVKVVILGQDPYHNPHQAVGASFAVAPGVALPPSLQNIYKELQSDLGYPPVHHGYLKAWADQGVLLLNAVLTVQAGRAYSHQNHGWEELTDAAIAALSARGGVVFILWGNAAKKKAALIDTSKNAIIASAHPSPLSASRGFFGSRPFSRTNEALKKMGETPINWQLPETVTAAS